The Mobula birostris isolate sMobBir1 chromosome 1, sMobBir1.hap1, whole genome shotgun sequence sequence GTATTAGCAACAAGCATTTCAGTCAGCATGGGTAAATTGGGCCAAAGAGCTTTATGACATTTAGTATATCTTTACTAAAGTGTAGTGTATTAATgccttctctctccccatcccagcACTATTGTTTCTGAAATATTGCACTTCATACTTATACCTTCCTTATGTACATGTTGTATAAGACGCATTCTTTCTCTACCTTCATTTTCCCCATCAGAAGTTGGGATGAATGCTGATTTTTGATCAGCAAATGTAGCAGCTCATGATGCCTGCATGGTGTAAAATCTAGACAGCACGTTTAGTACATTCATGCCAAGGTATGATTCAGTATGCTCCTATCAAACTTAACACTGAACATGCTTTCTCAGAAGATTCTAGGCAGTTTCATCAGGTATTCAAAAAGTGTTCAGTCACTaggcatacaacaggaattctgcacatgctggaaattcaaacaacacacatcaaagttgctggtgaacgcagcaggccaggcagcatctctaggaagaggtacagtcgacgtttcaggccgagtctgacgaagggtctcggcctgaaacatcaactgtacctcttcctagagatgctgcctggcctgctgcgttcaccagcaactttgatgtgtgttgcagtcaCTAGGCATGTAAGCTTTCTGCTTAGGTACTCAATATCTGAAGGCCAAGATGATCGACCAGAAATGTTAAGTTCAAATCCAATCATGGCACtaggggaatttaaattcaagcaaaaaaatcaaataaaaaaACTAGAAACAATAATAGTAAATAttttatttgtattgtttaaactCTCACCTATTTCACAAATGCCCTTTAGGGAAGGAAATCTGGCATCCTTACCTGACCTGTATTATAGGTGATATTAATATAGTTGATTCCTAACCATTTTCTCAGTCATCAAAAAAAGTAAACAGAAATTTTTCATGTTTCCATAACCAAAATAAGTAATAAATGGGCTATGAGAGAAATAGAGATAACAATAGATAGCTCATGTAAAATGATTATAACTCATTTATATAGTTGAGGTATTAACACAGCCCATCATTGATTTTGAAGCATAATATCTGAATCAATTTTGAGGAAACCAAATCCAGAAGGAAGTGCCTGAGGCAATCAAGAATCCAAAGAAAGATTGTGAATTTTAACCGCTAATTTGACCTACAGCTTTAAGATCACTGCTTTCATCGTTCTTGTGGGGATGCAGAATAAACAGGAACATCCAGGTACCCAATCACAGGTACCAGAACATGAACAGTGCTTCTTGTAATTGTTTTTTCAACTCCAAGTGGTCTACCATCAAAGTGTTAATATAATTTTCTTTCCTTTGGCAAGACATGACTTGTATCTAACAAATTCAAAACGAATACGTGTTGTGAAAATGAAAGCCCCTTTTATTTACCTTGCTGGAGGCAAATAGTAATTACAATTGTTTTGAACACTAAAAATTGTCCACAACAAACCAGCAGTCTGACATAAAACAATACTTTGCagtccacaaaaaaaaaatcaaaggctGGATATCAAACTTTTAGCCACATTAGCTCCATCTAAGTATAGTAGATAAATTCAGATTCATTGCTAATTTGGACAAGTTCTGTGGGCGTaaatttcctgttttctccccacATAAAAAACTTTTAAGCCATTTTCAGAGGATGTTTCTTACGCTACTGCAATTTTATCTTTGCAGCGTAGCTTATTTGACCTTGGGACAAATTAACAGCATAGCATGTGGAATTAGCCAGGATTCATTAGAACTGGACTATGTAATTATAATCAATTTCAAACTTTTTTTATTGGTAAGATAAGCATTTTAATCACTCTCTCTTTTACCATTGGTTCCCTATTTATTGTAGGAAGCAAAAAGTCTCAACTAGAATATAAGTTACTAACAAATATTAAAAGTAAAAAATCTCTATTCAAATGATTTGAGAGGAATATTGTGAAGTCTTTCAATTCTTCGCTAATtcagacaaaaaaaagaaaagcagGTCACGTTCTTTAAAGCAACTGGATGAATAAAATTTAGTTCAATCAAAAAACGTTACTAGAGCGCAATGAAGACCAAATCTCACTGTTCCCCATCTGCTAAGGAGACTGGCACTTTTGTTACTCAGTAAAACATTAGTATTTGGATTCAAAGTAGTAGGATATATAATTCTGTATATTGAAAGATTAAGTGTTTTACTCTGCAAGCCTATAACACAAACACTAAAAAATGTATTACATTATTGTCTGTACACACGTTTTAAATATGTAAACACTTCATATACCATTTCTATAAAATGAAGGCCACTGAGCTCAGATTTATTATCTGAAACTTCAGGCAAAAATGAAGCAATTTTAGTACACCATCTTTAGCACAGGGGAGTATTACTCACCAATAGTAAGACTAACCATACAGGACTTCACAGCTTACAATTATTATATACAAGGGAATATTTTTCTTTCAGATACAATCCATAAGTTTCAAACCCATTAACAAATTCAGTACACTAGGCTATCTATTCACAAGCAAAACTTGCAAATTTGAATACTGCTACATGTTTGTCTACTAAATAAGATCATTGGCAATTAAGTTAGCTTGTTCAGTATTAGGAAGTGAAAACCACTTCAGATAATGATGTGCAATTTCACTATTGGAGATTACATTTTACCTTTGTAAATTATCACATTAAGCAAGTTCAAGCCTTGTGATAAAAGCAAGTAACCTGAATACCATATTGCATGTGAGATTAAAAAAAATGCTCTCCAAAATCTGAATATTATGTGGAAACATTGGTACAGGTACTGCTCTGCAACGTTCAGTGAGGTTAGGTTGTAGAAACTGATCATTTAAAACCATAAACTATAAATTAGTTGATGTGCCCATTGATACAAGGCTATGCCTCattatggggtgggggagggggaaggatgctGGGTCGAGATGGTGTGGAAACTGTACATTTTCTCACAATGGTTGGTTTTTGATAttaagcaatttttttttactcgACTATATGCAAAATACTATAAGGGAAGAAATACCTGATGAGTTCCTTTGGATTTAATTCATGAAACAAAAAAGTTACATAGGCAAATTCTGGTCAACATTATTAAGCTACATTAGACAATGAGACAGGAGCCTACTTTGCTGTTCAGTAAGATTATAGCTGATACCGCACTATGTTCACTTTCACACCTAAGCTCCATATTTGCTGGTTTCTTTTTGAATCCACAATCAGTTCATAGTTCTAATACACCTCACTCAACTCTCATAGCACAGACTTGATCTAAAATTTCTGCTCATTTAAATTCAACAGCCATCCTTCTAATCACTGTAACAAGTACATGCAAATATAATTTAATACATTTCTCTATGTGTTTCTTCTGCTTCACTATGTGAAATGTTTTTCAACAATGTTTTAACAGGAAATGCAATTCAAGTGAAACAAAGTTGGTTCACACAGGTGTTTCCCATTCTGTCCCCAAATGACATAATACTACAATGTGACACACCAACTAAACCCATCCGATTAATGAGCCCAACTTAAGAGGGAGTGCTCAGGAattaaaaaagggcccattattaAAGGAAATGAGGTCCCAGTCATGCTAGGAAAGTGTGTTCAATGCAGATTCCTGAATGCTTAAAAGCTTTGTGCATGGaattaggttgtgggaacataacTGTTTGCACTTTGAATAGAAATAAACCTAACTTatactcttcccccccccacacacactttcttgtccattcactTCTTATTCACAGAAATAGGTTCTCTCTCTTTAGTTAAATTGTTGCATTTTTGCATTAACTATTTTAAtacttttgttaaaataggataAAAATTGATGCACTAAAACAGTCAAGACAGTTTAAGCTTCAAGTTTGATCACAAATGAAAGGAGTCAGCTTGTTAGGAAATTAGACAAATTCCCCATCATaattttcaaaacaaaacaagAAAAAGTAGTGCCAAAGCCTCAACGACACCTTTGTTTATTGCCTGTATAAGATCAAGTGCTGAAGTTTAATTTGACCACTATACATCAAGATTAGTTTCTACCATGAAGGATGTTAATTGTGGTATGCACAATTGTGCTATCAAGAGTTTGTGTGGTTTGCTAACTGTCATTATCCAGCCTGTTCTGCCCCAGCTAAGATGGTGTGAGATGACAGCTTGAGAGTTTAGTGTGGTGTATAACTAACTCAGTATCAAAAAAGATAACTGCATGTTTCATGATGTTATATGAGCGAAGAATTATCGTCACATTATTTAGTACAAAAAGCACAAATCTCTCTTTTTTGTCCCACTTTCAACTTTCATTCTAGAAAGAAACTAATGGCTTCGgaggaaactgcaagcagtacaTTCAGTAGACTTCTATAAATTGCACTGAGATAAATAACTATATTTCAATAAAGTATTAAAGACCCAAAGCCCAGACCAACCTTGTTTCCTTAAAGCCTTTTACAGCTGACAATCTACTACTTTAAGGGTTACACAGTCTAAATGAAACAGTTCCTGCATCAACTGAAACAACATTCTCATCTCTTAAAATAGCTTCAGACATCGACTCTCTGACTTGGATGAACCAGATGTAATTGTCCTTTTCACAACACTTCCCTGTGTGAATCAAGATTCTTTTGCTACATGGTCCTAAATTCAGTTACCTTAAATATCAACAAAGATTAAAAGGACACAAGTTTTTCCTTCTTGTAGGAAGAAACTGCTGATTATTAGCACCATTATTTCAAATAAGAGATTTAGATCATACCATGTTTAAAGAGAAAAATGTTTGTGCAATGCCATCATATCCTTTGAGGATGGTGCATGGAGCAAATAATAGTTTTTATATACAATGCTGCCACATCAGCTATTAATAAAAATTGGGCACACAGGATTCATAATGAAATCTTATACAGTCCTTTTAAAAAAACATGTACATAGTACTTTCTACTTAAAATCACTACAACTCCAAGATAATTTGCAGGAGGCAGTTAATCAAGCAATGCCTTTATACAACTTGTGCACTGCAATTTTTCAACATTGTTTAACTCCAATCTACATCAGAGTGTGTAAATGTTACTAAAAATAATGTGGAACAGGATATTACAGAATGTATTGACTGTTGAAGCAATGAATTGCTTTTCTTTTTAAGCTTATACTTTTAAAAAGATGAAAGTAACTTGTTTACTTGTCTTAATCTGTAAACTCATTAAAACATAGGTGTACTTAGAAATTTTTAGTAAAATGTTTATAAAGTTAACAAAAGATAGTATTTACTTTTATATTTAAATGACAGTGATATTTTGAAGGATTGGCTAGTGGAAATGTTTAATAAATGCAAGTTTCATTTCGGTGGGATAAATAGAACCAATAACAAGTAATGACATTTAACGATATCACATGATTTTATAGTTGTTCACTTTTTCGTATCAAAGTACAAAATATGTACATTATAGTACTTAGCACTTACTACAGTTCTGCATACTGCACAAACAAATTGTTCTGCTTTCTGATACCTTTATTGTATTGCCAATAACAATGCCTCATGGTTACTTTCAGCAGAAATGAATTCTCGGGTCACAAGTCTGACTAGATTCAGTTCTATTTTAGGGAAAGTAGAAACACTCTTCAATTTAATCACACAATCAACCAATCAGACTTGTGCAAAATGATTGGATTGAGTGTATCTAGCCTTCCCTCctctctattgtctattgagagtATGTATATAGAAGACAGAAAAGGAACACACAAACGATTTCAGTCATGTGTATAACTGAACTCTCATTCATGCCTCCATCATTCTGTGCTGTGCACTGAtgctgaaatttgttttgtgatgTTAGGATTACATTTTACCTTACATTATGTCTAACATGTTAGAATAGAAACAAGATTTAAAGAGTTCAACCTCCTGCTTTGTGTGTAACAAATATTAATCTGGGAGTTTATAAAACTGTTTGGTACCTGAAAGGTGAGCACTGCATAGTTGAATTTCCAAGCCCATATTTTGAACTTGCACAAATCCTCCACAATTATAATTTTACATATTAACTGCAGCCCAAGAACAGAAGCATAACAAAAAGTCAGCAAACCAGCTAGGTTTTGTAAATTGTTGTTAATTTCATTAATGGACTTTCATAGAAGGAAGATGTGGAAATTggtgtaaaaagttaaaaaaacaaaaaccctgactggatgacctcacattctTTAGAAAATTCTAACAGCTAAAGTTCTAGTTACACTGTAAATGGTCAATAATGTATAGATCACAGAAAAGTTGCACAGCATTAAGCTGACTTACACTATTTATATAGTTGTACTTCACTACAACAAAGAAGTTACTGTTCTCATGGACAGATGAGTTTTCTATAAGTTATGCCTGAGCTGAACTTAGAATGAAACCTGGGCATCATTCATAGGGTTTTCTTTCTCCATGGACAAAAACAATTCAGAGTTATGAAATCTTAAGTAGATGACAAAGGCACAATATGAGATTAAATGCTTGCCCTAATTCTTAAGGTATCACTGCTTAGGGCTTGCAAACCATTTGTTATTTGTTTTCTTGAATGGTCAGCCATCACCTGCTCCACAGAtatggcctgacctgctgtgcatttccagTATTTAGCTTTTATTACGAATAAATAACAGAAGGAAAAAGGCAAAACTTCAGTAACGTGGCATTCATAAGGCAAGTTTAGCTTCAGTGCAGTGGCCTCAATAAAGCCATATGTGAAATAAATTAGTCGTAATGTTCTGATCAGCAGAGTGAATATTATCTTCCAAGAGTTCACGCTCCAAAACACCCGAATTTTGACTAAAGCAGAATTAAAATGAACAAAGTTTTCACTGTAATTATACATATAGTATGAATGTACACTTTGACATTTCCTATTCAACTGCAAAATTTATCACATTAAAAAGACTGTATTCAGTTTAAAATTCCCTTAATTAATCCCACCAGCTTGTACTAAAGAAATTTGAGATTTGGGTTCAAAACCTGCCAGTAAGACAAAAGTAAAACAGAAAACaaactgcaagctttgaaaatatgaaatatggaaataaaaatggaaaatactggaaatatttaGCAAGTCAGACATCATGTGTGCAGGGAAATAAAGTTAATGCTTCATGTCAGTGGTCTTTGATTATAtggatatttccagcattttattttattACACAAAGACTTCAGTTTAACCAAGTCCTGGCAAATAGATATAACTATTAAAAAAACACTATCTCAAACAATCAATATCAAAACTTGTTACCTCACTTCCTTACCCATCAACCACAGTGAGGATAACCATTAGGTTACCTTCTGTTGGTCATTGGGCAAATCGTATGGTTAAATTCAGGATTAGTACACAATTACTGTCAACTTTCAATGCACATAGGAAAGTTTGTTTGTGGAAAACTAGACATCAAAAATGATTATAATAGCCATTTTGCACTTGAATTGGAAGCACACAGATTAGTGATTCTTGTACAGGGATGTTGTATACAAACACAAAGTGTGGGATCGCAGGAACGCAACTATCTTAAGGTACAAAACAAAGGCTCTATAAATGCTAAATATTCACCTGGATTTGGTTCAACAAACATAAGGAACCACATTATAAGAACCATCAACTCATCAGACTAAAGAACAATGTTTTGCCAAAATTAGTACCAATCAATCATACTTCAGTCAATTTGCATCATATTTACAATTACTTTCCTAAATGCACTTTTTTTACTCTAGGTTATCACACCAGATTTCTATTTTGATTATACACCATATAAATCAAGGATATCTTTTGCAAAGAGGAAACATAGAATTTAAGATGGTAAGGCTACCTCAAATGATAAACTTGCTTAGGGCTTTTAATCAGAATCAATAAGCCATCATAAAGAATGGTACTTTCTTTCATTTGATGatttaattataaataaatattgaagTTACCCTTGGAGGAAGAAACAACATCCGATTGGATTTTAAGATAGGAAACTGAAAgggattttatttttgtttaataTATAAAAATCGCTGTAAACCATTGTTCACTGAAAGTGTTCAATTTCATACGATGGCACAACTGTTCTTGTGATTATTAGGGTCCTTGAAACGAAGTCTCATCTTTGGCCGATATTTTTCCAAGTATGAGAGCTGCTTGCTGTTGATGGCACCTCTACGTTTTCTGTTTAAGAAAAGGTTGAAAAGAAAAGTGAAAAGAAATTCAGGAAATTGACGGAAGCATGCTTACTTCTTTATATCACAACCATTCATTTATTGCCCCAAATTCAAATAATTACAAAACAATCTGGGTCACCTCCAGCAACTCATAAGGGGGTTAATAAAAGGATTCTTCCTGTACCGTAGGATTCATTTGCCATGGATACCAGTCTCTGACTTGCTTTCACAGCTGTCTATTTACAGTACATGGCTTCTCTGGTCAAACGTATTTAGTCCAAGGTGCTAAAGATGAAAGACCCATAACCAAGATAACTACTACTAAATTACCACCATATCCATTATAAATGTTAAGTAAGCCACAACAGCTCTTCCTGAATGGTGTTTAGAGTTTTGCAAAAAGCTGGCATTGATTGCTTCATTTTCAGAGAAAATGCAACATTCCTTTATCACCATTCACTTCTGATGGTGACAGCAAGGTGACTAATAAAGTATCTTATGATGATTGGATCTATGATACTGACCTGAGCAATTCTCAGCAATGATCTGGGACTGGTATTTTGAACTCCAACAAATAAATATTTATGTGTGCGAGTTACGACCGTCCTTTATGCCTCGTGACTTAAGTGTTATCAGTGAATCAAGAGACAGAGGATACTGGAAGAAAGtatgtatatacatacatacacgtacagacagacagacagacagacagacacacacacacacacacacacacacacacacacaccgccagtTCTGGCAGGTTGTTCCTGCAGGTGGGATAGGATGAACCTTGATTGTCTGGGAATACATTgacaaatctcctctgaaccctcttgaATATTAATACATTTTTCCTCTAATGTGGTGACCAGATTTCTAGGTAATAATGACATATTCTTTAAGTCAGTGATCCATTGCACTTTGTATATTATGCAGTGCTCAGTTTTCAAAGGGAACCAGGCAAAGTGCCCTTGCAAAGACGTCATCAAATCAAATAATGACTAAAATCAGTTTTAAGGGACAAATTGTACTTACTGCCGGATGAATTGAATGGCATCTTCATACTTCATTCCACATTCGATAAGAGCAACAGCTACCAGTACAGGGGCCCTGCATAGTTGAAACAGCTGTATAAGCACAGAACACTGCCCCAACTTACAAGGTGTTATTATCTGAAGCACTACTTCAAAATTGGCTAGCCCTCTCTGAACAGTGCATTTTCTAGCACTCCCTGGAAAGAAACTTTTTCTAGTATCtcattcctccattgataaccaTGTCAAATATTGAGATACACTCATACATCTCCTGCCATCGTTATGGATACCTACTACCAGCACAACTGAAACAAATATATTTTTATAGGTTGTGTCAGGAAGAAAGCACTTACACATTCACTGCACATTCTTTAGTATCCACTTTGTCAACACATATTCTCCCAAATTCTTTTGAAGTCCTCTGTGCCATTTACTAAGTTTCAAACTTGTAAGCAATTAGGAAATTTTGACATTCAGTTCTCCCTAGTTATATTAGTGGCTCTTTTTTGCAATTCTCTCCCTCAAATGCTCTGCCTGGTATATTGCTTTCATCAATTCTTCTCCCCTATTAGAAATTACCAAATGTTTGATTTTATTCCTTGATAATCTTGTCCAGGATTGGTTTTCATAGACTGAAGAAACTACATAATTTCCTTCTGCTGCCAGCAGCTTATTTGAATTCACTCAACTGCATACAGCAGAACATCAAGACATTACTACTACTACATTAACTGACAACTTCTCCATAATAAAACAATAGGACATTAGACCCTGGCCAGCAAAAGTTCTTGTATACATACCTCCCAAGGCCAGCAACACAATGGACTGCTACACAGCTTCCAGGTTCTTCCATAAACTTAGTTTTAAGTAAATTTAGCCAATCATCCACAATTTTGCTTGGAGGTGGATCACCATCATCAAATGGCCAATCCTTAAAAAGGTAAAACTACTTGTAAAACAGTTGACTTTGTGCTGCAACAAAGAGGACTTTTCCATCAAccatcacaattaaataatattTTAATTCATGGCTAGTACAATATGAAACAGCGATCAGGAAGCTACATTTGATATCTAATAGAAGATGATCTATCTAACGAGTAATTAGTGTGCTGATATTTAAATAATGAGTATAAACTCCATCCTACGCAGTTCCATTACTGATCTTAAGGTATTCTTTGGGAAATACTTAGTGATGAAAGGAGGGAAATATTGTACAGTGCATTGGAAGAAAGTATTTCCCTATTTCCTTTTGTGCTACATTATTTACTATTGAAATTCTCTTCCCATTTGTTTCTCAAATATTTAAATGCTTGAATATTCATCATGTAGTTTTTTCATTTCCAAAGAAGGATGAAATATTCTCAAATCATTAAAAACCAGCAAGATCGTATTGAAATCTGTTCTTATTTTTTGTATAttgagaaggcctttgaaaacAAGATTTTAAAGAACATTAGACACCATGATATTAGAGCTgaagttacacctgaacttgaggagcaccaatatccttgcggggcAGTATGAAAGTCCTGTGAAGGAGAGTTAAATTAATTTGATAGGGGGATGAAAACTGGAGTGTTGGGGTGAGGATAGGTATACAAGCAAaatgcagtgtgtaatgagactgtGATGAAGGACAGTCAGACGATAAGGCAACATTGCAGTTAGTGGGATGAGTAACTATAACAtcggcaaaattgaaaagggcgatgagaacaggactgaaggtg is a genomic window containing:
- the LOC140198463 gene encoding protein tyrosine phosphatase type IVA 2-like isoform X2; the encoded protein is MARMNRPAPVEVSYKHMRFLITHNPTNATLGVFIEELRKYGVTTLVRVCDTTYDKRPLESEGIVVIDWPFDDGDPPPSKIVDDWLNLLKTKFMEEPGSCVAVHCVAGLGRAPVLVAVALIECGMKYEDAIQFIRQ
- the LOC140198463 gene encoding protein tyrosine phosphatase type IVA 3-like isoform X1; protein product: MARMNRPAPVEVSYKHMRFLITHNPTNATLGVFIEELRKYGVTTLVRVCDTTYDKRPLESEGIVVIDWPFDDGDPPPSKIVDDWLNLLKTKFMEEPGSCVAVHCVAGLGRAPVLVAVALIECGMKYEDAIQFIRQKRRGAINSKQLSYLEKYRPKMRLRFKDPNNHKNSCAIV